The Bacteroidota bacterium genome includes a region encoding these proteins:
- a CDS encoding RDD family protein, producing MENQNPLDSLNIENESNYELAATWKRLVNFILDYLAIMGIVIGIIVIAPTIGPDGSPGKFYFLFYCIFFLYYAIMEAVFGRTIGKFITGTVVIRETDLEKITANQALGRSISRFVPFEPFSMLGSQIGWHDKWSNTMVVDVKSLVKGNNY from the coding sequence ATGGAAAACCAAAATCCTCTCGACAGTCTTAATATCGAAAACGAATCAAACTACGAACTTGCAGCAACATGGAAGCGACTTGTAAATTTTATTTTAGATTATCTCGCAATAATGGGAATCGTGATCGGCATTATTGTAATAGCTCCTACTATAGGTCCTGATGGATCACCGGGAAAATTTTATTTCTTATTTTATTGTATATTCTTTCTTTATTACGCAATTATGGAAGCTGTTTTCGGAAGAACTATCGGCAAATTTATTACAGGAACAGTAGTGATAAGAGAAACTGATCTCGAAAAAATAACAGCAAATCAGGCACTCGGAAGAAGCATCTCCCGCTTCGTTCCATTTGAACCATTTTCCATGTTAGGCTCCCAAATCGGCTGGCACGACAAATGGTCAAACACCATGGTAGTGGATGTGAAATCTTTGGTGAAAGGAAACAACTATTAG
- a CDS encoding metal ABC transporter permease: MKTFFDFFSFSDPNVQFVVIGMILLGIGTATIGTFAFLRKRALTGDAIAHSVLPGVCLAFMIFDTRNLWVLLGGAFVTGWLSIIFVDLITKKTKLKPDTAIGLTLSVFFGIGILLLTFIQQSGNASQSGLNNFLFGKAAAMSTDDIRTMAVVSLFIIVVVVIFFKEFRLLSFDPDYAKSTGLPVNFLQLTLTTLTVLAVAAGIQAVGVVLMAALLITPPAAAKYWTDKLGKMILLSILFAVIGSVTGAYVSYANNKMPTGPWIVTMTSIIAVLSILFAPKKGVIPKMIIRKKYQNKMLRENILKELYHLEEKNPGKKSFTLSDIATEREMKTSNYVFGLRMLLRKDFVVKINEAYYLTEKGLEEGKRITRIHRLWEMYLTEKLNIASDHVHDDAEAIEHIITPEIEKRLIELLDKPEKDPHEKIIPY, encoded by the coding sequence ATGAAAACCTTTTTCGATTTCTTTTCTTTTTCCGACCCCAACGTGCAGTTTGTAGTTATAGGTATGATATTACTAGGAATAGGAACGGCAACAATTGGAACCTTTGCATTTCTGCGGAAAAGAGCATTAACGGGTGATGCAATTGCACATTCGGTTTTGCCGGGTGTTTGTCTTGCATTCATGATATTTGATACCAGAAATTTATGGGTTTTACTTGGTGGCGCATTTGTAACAGGTTGGTTGTCGATAATATTCGTGGACCTCATCACGAAAAAAACAAAATTAAAACCGGACACAGCGATTGGATTAACACTCTCTGTATTTTTTGGAATAGGAATTTTATTGCTCACTTTTATTCAACAAAGCGGCAATGCATCACAAAGCGGATTAAATAATTTTTTATTTGGCAAAGCTGCGGCAATGAGTACGGATGATATCAGAACTATGGCAGTGGTGAGTTTATTTATTATTGTTGTAGTGGTAATTTTCTTTAAGGAATTCCGCTTGTTGAGTTTCGATCCCGACTATGCAAAATCCACCGGATTACCGGTCAACTTTTTACAACTCACCTTAACCACCTTAACTGTTCTGGCCGTGGCTGCAGGTATTCAGGCAGTTGGTGTGGTTTTAATGGCTGCATTATTAATTACACCTCCTGCTGCAGCGAAATACTGGACCGATAAATTGGGCAAAATGATCTTGCTGAGTATTTTATTCGCAGTGATAGGAAGTGTTACAGGTGCTTATGTATCCTATGCAAATAATAAAATGCCAACCGGCCCCTGGATAGTTACCATGACATCTATAATTGCGGTGCTGAGTATTTTATTTGCCCCAAAAAAAGGTGTTATACCAAAAATGATCATCCGCAAAAAATATCAGAATAAAATGTTGCGCGAAAATATTCTGAAAGAATTATATCACCTCGAAGAAAAAAATCCCGGTAAAAAATCATTTACACTTTCCGATATTGCAACCGAACGCGAAATGAAAACTTCCAATTATGTATTTGGTTTGCGGATGTTATTGCGCAAAGATTTTGTAGTGAAAATAAATGAAGCCTATTATTTAACAGAAAAAGGTTTGGAGGAAGGAAAAAGAATAACCCGTATTCATCGTCTCTGGGAAATGTATCTAACCGAAAAACTCAACATCGCCAGCGACCACGTCCACGACGACGCCGAAGCCATCGAACACATCATCACCCCCGAAATCGAAAAACGCCTAATAGAATTACTCGACAAACCGGAGAAAGATCCCCATGAGAAAATAATCCCTTATTAA
- a CDS encoding metal ABC transporter permease, translating into MDAFWIIITGSLVAITSGLLGCFLILRRMAMVGDAISHAVLPGIAIAFLISGSRNSVPMLIGAAAFGMLCTVLIELFHKKAKLQEDASIGISFTWLFAIGVILITYFADKVDLDQECVLYGDITFINFETWLNIPTAVWMLGGLFTIIIAFIVIGYKGLYLTTFDPDYAATIGISVVLWHYLLMGAVSLTTVLSFESVGAILVVAFLIVPGATAYLLTHKLKTMLWLAAGFGIAASVSGYYFAVILNASVSGAMVTMLGIFFVVAFIYSVYLKRRSRKLIMEG; encoded by the coding sequence ATGGATGCATTTTGGATAATAATAACAGGTAGTCTCGTAGCAATAACCTCCGGTTTATTAGGTTGTTTTTTAATATTGCGGCGAATGGCAATGGTAGGCGATGCAATTTCGCATGCGGTGTTGCCGGGAATTGCAATAGCCTTTTTAATTTCCGGTTCGCGCAATTCGGTTCCTATGTTGATTGGTGCAGCGGCATTCGGAATGTTGTGCACTGTATTAATTGAATTATTTCACAAAAAAGCAAAATTGCAGGAGGATGCAAGTATAGGAATAAGTTTTACCTGGTTGTTTGCAATTGGGGTAATATTAATTACTTACTTCGCTGACAAAGTAGATCTCGATCAGGAATGTGTTCTATATGGCGATATCACTTTTATTAATTTTGAAACATGGTTGAATATTCCCACAGCGGTTTGGATGTTGGGAGGATTATTTACTATAATAATTGCATTTATTGTAATTGGATATAAGGGTTTATATCTCACCACTTTTGATCCCGATTATGCAGCAACAATTGGCATTTCGGTGGTGCTTTGGCATTATTTATTAATGGGAGCTGTTTCACTTACTACGGTATTATCTTTTGAAAGTGTGGGTGCCATTTTAGTGGTTGCATTTTTAATTGTGCCAGGAGCCACAGCGTATTTACTTACCCATAAATTAAAAACAATGTTATGGCTCGCAGCAGGTTTTGGAATTGCAGCCAGTGTGAGCGGATATTATTTTGCTGTAATATTAAATGCATCAGTTTCAGGCGCTATGGTAACAATGTTGGGAATCTTTTTTGTGGTTGCATTTATTTATTCAGTTTATTTAAAACGAAGAAGCCGAAAATTAATAATGGAGGGTTGA
- a CDS encoding zinc ABC transporter substrate-binding protein codes for MRRILFAIIISATIAGCGNKTQETDDKKTNIVTTTGMIGDAIENIAGDKATVTALMGPGVDPHLYKASQGDLTKLRGSDIIFYNGLHLEGKMQEIFDQLAKEKPVFAISASIDEKKLRSVAQVSGISTHDPHIWFDVMMWSECVEEIGKKLSETDPTNAAFYKENTRIYIEKLKQLDEDVRNKISSIPPENRILITSHDAFGYYGRAYGIEVKGLQGISTAAEFGLKDITDMVNMIIELKVKAVFVESSVSEKSINAVREGCKQKGHDLKSGGTLFSDAMGAKNTPEGNYIGMVQHNTNIIYEALK; via the coding sequence ATGAGAAGAATACTTTTTGCAATAATTATAAGCGCAACAATAGCCGGATGTGGCAATAAAACGCAGGAAACGGATGATAAAAAGACCAATATCGTTACAACCACCGGCATGATAGGCGACGCAATTGAAAACATAGCTGGCGACAAGGCAACGGTAACAGCTTTGATGGGTCCGGGGGTTGATCCGCATTTATACAAAGCATCGCAAGGCGACCTCACCAAATTACGAGGATCAGATATTATTTTTTATAACGGATTACACCTGGAAGGTAAAATGCAGGAAATTTTTGATCAGTTGGCAAAAGAAAAACCGGTATTTGCAATAAGTGCATCCATAGATGAAAAAAAATTGCGCAGTGTGGCTCAGGTTTCGGGAATCAGCACCCATGACCCACATATATGGTTTGATGTTATGATGTGGAGCGAATGTGTGGAAGAGATAGGTAAAAAACTTTCTGAAACAGATCCAACCAACGCGGCATTTTATAAAGAAAATACCCGAATATATATTGAAAAATTAAAACAATTGGATGAGGATGTGAGAAATAAAATATCTTCCATTCCGCCTGAAAACAGAATTTTAATTACCTCTCATGATGCATTTGGATATTATGGAAGAGCATATGGAATTGAAGTAAAAGGTTTACAAGGAATTTCCACTGCAGCAGAATTCGGATTAAAAGATATTACCGATATGGTGAATATGATAATTGAATTAAAGGTAAAAGCAGTATTTGTAGAAAGTTCGGTGAGCGAAAAATCGATCAATGCAGTGCGGGAAGGATGTAAACAAAAAGGCCATGATTTAAAATCGGGTGGTACATTATTCAGCGACGCCATGGGTGCAAAAAATACGCCGGAAGGAAATTATATCGGTATGGTGCAACACAATACCAATATTATTTACGAAGCCTTAAAATAA
- a CDS encoding transporter, giving the protein MTRQFKKIIILLLVCFYVSHMHAQNESIITDRPDQTESAALTPIGYLQGEHGFAVNFLDFNNEYSIASTLMRYGINEYFELRMEIAPVINDANESEFGINPVSIGLKSKLITKENFALSLITHIQLSKIATKGLQTNYAAIATRLTAAHSINDWWNIGYNAGIEWDGFTPNPYYIYTITSGFSLGEHCGVFAEAYGNIFYSNPASDIIYDPLDQHFVDAGFTYSPNPDLQFDISGGTILQTGITDLFISTGVAYRFNTRKNK; this is encoded by the coding sequence ATGACACGACAATTTAAAAAAATAATTATTCTTCTGCTTGTGTGTTTTTATGTTTCGCATATGCATGCACAAAATGAATCCATTATTACCGATCGCCCTGATCAAACGGAAAGTGCTGCACTTACTCCTATAGGATATTTACAGGGTGAACATGGTTTTGCAGTTAATTTTTTAGATTTTAATAATGAGTATTCCATTGCATCAACGTTAATGCGTTATGGGATAAATGAATATTTTGAATTGCGTATGGAAATAGCTCCTGTTATTAACGATGCGAATGAATCTGAATTTGGAATTAATCCTGTAAGTATAGGATTAAAATCAAAATTAATAACAAAAGAAAATTTTGCTTTATCCCTAATTACGCATATTCAATTATCAAAGATCGCAACAAAAGGATTACAAACAAATTATGCAGCTATCGCAACAAGATTAACCGCTGCACACAGTATTAATGATTGGTGGAATATTGGATATAATGCAGGTATAGAATGGGATGGTTTCACACCAAATCCATATTATATTTATACTATCACTTCAGGATTTTCCCTTGGTGAACATTGTGGTGTATTTGCGGAAGCTTATGGCAATATATTTTATTCCAATCCGGCAAGCGATATTATTTACGATCCACTTGATCAACATTTTGTAGACGCAGGTTTTACTTATAGTCCAAATCCTGATCTGCAATTTGATATTTCAGGAGGAACTATTTTACAAACCGGTATAACAGATCTATTTATTTCCACCGGTGTAGCGTACCGATTTAATACAAGAAAAAACAAATGA
- a CDS encoding metal ABC transporter ATP-binding protein produces the protein MQNIIKDPVLEVHDLTISYNKKPAIWDIDFMIPEGKLVGIIGPNGAGKSTLIKSMMQLIPHDSGYVKLFGKDLNEVRDRVAYVPQRGSVDWDFPASVLDVVMMGRYGKRGIFGKLGKKDKELAMLCLEKVGMHQYINRQISQLSGGQQQRVFIARSLAQEADLYFMDEPFAGIDATTEQTIFELLLNMRSEGKTILVVHHDLQSAYEYFDWIILINTQLIASGPKEEIFVPEYLQKTYGGKLSLLMNVGHLLSEMEAPIREKKK, from the coding sequence ATGCAAAATATTATTAAAGATCCTGTTTTAGAAGTTCACGATCTCACTATTTCTTACAATAAAAAACCTGCTATCTGGGATATCGATTTTATGATACCCGAAGGAAAATTAGTGGGTATAATTGGTCCGAATGGCGCGGGGAAATCAACCCTTATTAAATCGATGATGCAATTAATTCCACACGACAGCGGATATGTAAAATTATTTGGTAAAGATCTGAATGAAGTTCGCGATCGCGTTGCTTATGTTCCGCAACGAGGTAGTGTTGACTGGGATTTTCCAGCAAGTGTTTTAGATGTAGTGATGATGGGCCGTTATGGCAAACGAGGAATATTCGGCAAACTTGGAAAAAAAGATAAGGAACTCGCAATGTTGTGTCTGGAAAAAGTGGGAATGCATCAATATATCAACCGACAAATTTCCCAATTATCGGGGGGGCAACAACAACGTGTATTTATTGCACGCAGTCTTGCTCAGGAAGCCGATCTGTATTTCATGGACGAACCCTTTGCAGGAATTGATGCAACCACCGAACAAACAATTTTTGAACTTCTATTAAATATGCGGAGCGAAGGAAAAACAATTCTGGTTGTTCATCATGATCTTCAAAGTGCTTATGAATATTTCGATTGGATCATTTTAATTAATACGCAATTAATTGCATCAGGACCAAAAGAAGAAATTTTTGTTCCGGAATATTTACAAAAAACCTATGGTGGAAAATTATCTTTATTAATGAATGTAGGCCATCTGTTAAGTGAAATGGAAGCTCCTATTCGCGAGAAAAAAAAATAA
- the smpB gene encoding SsrA-binding protein SmpB, whose translation MAKEKKDYNNVNISNKRATFEYEILDRYSAGIILHGSEIKSIRDGKVNLSDAFCFFKGDELWIKNLSISEFKQATIWQHEPLRIRKLLLNRKELNKLLAKVKERGYTIVPLRLFLTDRGFAKVEIALSKGKKVYDKRESIKKKDEQRDLDRTMLKYK comes from the coding sequence TTGGCAAAGGAAAAAAAAGACTACAACAACGTTAACATCAGCAATAAAAGGGCAACCTTTGAGTATGAGATACTGGATAGATATTCGGCTGGGATCATTTTGCATGGAAGCGAAATAAAAAGTATTCGAGATGGAAAGGTGAATTTGAGTGATGCATTTTGTTTTTTTAAGGGAGATGAATTGTGGATCAAAAATTTAAGTATTTCGGAATTTAAACAGGCAACCATCTGGCAACATGAACCACTGCGCATTCGCAAATTATTACTCAACAGAAAAGAACTCAATAAATTATTGGCAAAAGTAAAAGAGCGTGGATATACCATTGTTCCATTGCGTTTATTTCTCACCGACCGCGGATTTGCCAAAGTGGAAATCGCCTTATCCAAAGGAAAAAAAGTCTACGACAAACGCGAATCCATCAAAAAGAAAGACGAACAAAGAGATCTGGATAGAACGATGTTGAAATACAAATGA